The Desulfovibrio piger DNA segment CGCAAGCGGAGCACACCACCATCACGTTGGACACGTGGATGGGCATTTCCTTTTCCACGATGCCACCGGGCTGCTGGGCATAGGGGTTGGGGCGCATGTGGCGCTTGGCCACGTTCACCTTTTCCACCAGCACGCGGTCCTTCTTGGGAAGAACCTTGAGCACCTTGCCGATCTTGCCCGCGTCCTTGCCGGTGATGACCATCACCTTGTCGTCCTTGCGGATGCGATACGTTTTCATAGTCATCTCCTACAGCACTTCGGGGGCAAGAGAAATGATCTTCATGAAGTTGGCGG contains these protein-coding regions:
- the rplX gene encoding 50S ribosomal protein L24; the encoded protein is MKTYRIRKDDKVMVITGKDAGKIGKVLKVLPKKDRVLVEKVNVAKRHMRPNPYAQQPGGIVEKEMPIHVSNVMVVCSACAKPTKVGYKYIESEGKQKKVRFCKKCNEVME